A stretch of DNA from Paenibacillus sp. FSL W8-0186:
CAGGAGTACCCGCAGTATGGTACGAGCGATTTCCGGAGCCCGGCTTACCAGATCAAGCTGTCTAACGGAACCCGCATTTCCGAGCTGGTCTACCGATCACACCGTATCACAGCCGGGAAGCCAGATTTGGAAGGGCTTCCGGCGGTTTATACGGAGCAGGATAACGAGGCGGAGACGTTAGAACTCGTGCTGCATGATGCCAAGGCAGGGTTAAGTGTAACGCTGTATTATACGGTATTCGAGCAATTCAGCGCCATCGCAAGATCGGCTAGACTGGCGAACGAAGCGGGAGAGGCGCTGCAGCTCGAGCGGGCGTTAAGCGCCTCCATTGACTTGCCTGATGCCCGTTATGATGCGCTGTATTTATCAGGCGCATGGGCCAGGGAACGCCACATTCAGCGAAGAGCGCTTGCGCCGGGCGTAACCGGAATCAACAGCCGCAGAGGGTCGAGCTCGCATCAGTTTAATCCTTTTCTCGCGCTGCTCCGTCCTGAAACGAATGAGCGCCAGGGCGAGGTGTACGGCTTCAGCCTGATTTATAGCGGAAATTTTGCCGCCGAGGCCGAAGTGGATCAATTCGGAACAACGCGCGTATCGCTGGGCATCAATTCTTTTGACTTTTCTTGGAGGCTTGAGCCGGGGGAAGCTTTCCAGACGCCGGAAGCGGTGCTCGTCTATTCCGCTGAAGGGCTTGGGGGCATGTCGCGTACATTCCACAAGTTATATCGTACGAGACTGTGCCGGGGCGTGCACCGGGATCTGGAACGTCCGATTCTCGTCAACAACTGGGAGGCTACGTACTTCGATTTCAATGCCGACAAGATCGAAGCTATCGCCAAAAAAGGCGGCGAGCTAGGCATCGAGCTGTTCGTGCTGGACGATGGCTGGTTCGGCAAACGGGACTCCGACAACAGCTCGCTTGGCGACTGGTTTGAGGACCGCCGCAAGCTGCCAAACGGCTTGCAGGATCTTGCCGAACGGGTGAAACGGCAAGGGCTGCAGTTCGGACTGTGGTTCGAGCCGGAGATGATTTCCCCGGACAGCGATTTGTATCGCAGCCATCCGGACTGGTGCCTGCACGTGCCGAATCACCGCAGAACCGAAGCACGCGACCAGCTGATCCTCGACATGTCGCGCGCGGATGTAAGGGAATATCTATACGGTCGGCTCAGTGAAATTTTTACGAATGTGCCGATTTCATATATTAAATGGGATATGAACCGCAACATGACAGAGATCGGCTCTGCGCTCAGCTCCCCTGAGCGGCAGAGCGAGACGGCTCATCGTTATATTCTCGGGCTGTATGAATTGATGGAGCGCTTGACTAGTGAATTCCCGCATATTCTGTTCGAGAGCTGCTCCGGAGGAGGGGGGCGCTTTGATCCGGGCATGCTCTACTACATGCCGCAAACGTGGACTAGCGACGATACCGACGGCGTGGAGCGTTTGAAAATTCAATATGGCACTAGTATCGTCTACCCGGTCTCGACGATGGGCGCTCACGTGTCGGCGGTGC
This window harbors:
- a CDS encoding alpha-galactosidase: MPIYYDEASGIFHLQSHQTSYVIQLVRGLPAHVYFGPQLRQGSNLNDLLHRVERSSFCPNPFPDDKTISLDTLPQEYPQYGTSDFRSPAYQIKLSNGTRISELVYRSHRITAGKPDLEGLPAVYTEQDNEAETLELVLHDAKAGLSVTLYYTVFEQFSAIARSARLANEAGEALQLERALSASIDLPDARYDALYLSGAWARERHIQRRALAPGVTGINSRRGSSSHQFNPFLALLRPETNERQGEVYGFSLIYSGNFAAEAEVDQFGTTRVSLGINSFDFSWRLEPGEAFQTPEAVLVYSAEGLGGMSRTFHKLYRTRLCRGVHRDLERPILVNNWEATYFDFNADKIEAIAKKGGELGIELFVLDDGWFGKRDSDNSSLGDWFEDRRKLPNGLQDLAERVKRQGLQFGLWFEPEMISPDSDLYRSHPDWCLHVPNHRRTEARDQLILDMSRADVREYLYGRLSEIFTNVPISYIKWDMNRNMTEIGSALSSPERQSETAHRYILGLYELMERLTSEFPHILFESCSGGGGRFDPGMLYYMPQTWTSDDTDGVERLKIQYGTSIVYPVSTMGAHVSAVPNHQVGRKTSLEFRGDVAMSGNFGYELDLTTFTPEEVEIAKAQIASYKEIRGLVQQGDLYRLLSPFEGNETSWMFVSEDRREALLFYFHVLAEPNAPLKRVKLEGLDPLLDYQLGDTDTIYGGDRLMAAGLPITSIRGDFESRVVHLRAISQ